The Methanobrevibacter olleyae genome has a segment encoding these proteins:
- a CDS encoding UPF0146 family protein, whose translation MWNDLEEYILKLAIKNSQKTGKKTKIVEIGVGKFQTISKNLSKNDNIDLIMTDIDPDNENITKDDVFNPNMNIYKNADIIFSIRPPAELQEAIMKIRDKINATLIIKPLFNEDLNIKTHKMQLKNYNRASFYIYEK comes from the coding sequence ATGTGGAATGATTTAGAGGAGTATATACTTAAATTAGCTATTAAAAATAGTCAAAAGACAGGTAAAAAAACTAAAATAGTTGAAATTGGAGTTGGAAAATTTCAAACAATATCTAAAAATTTAAGTAAAAATGATAATATTGATTTAATTATGACGGATATTGACCCAGATAATGAAAACATTACTAAGGATGATGTCTTCAACCCAAACATGAATATCTATAAAAATGCAGATATCATATTTTCAATTAGACCTCCTGCAGAATTACAAGAGGCAATAATGAAAATAAGAGACAAAATTAATGCAACATTAATCATAAAGCCATTATTTAATGAAGATTTAAATATTAAAACTCATAAAATGCAGTTAAAAAATTATAATCGTGCTTCATTCTATATTTATGAAAAATAA
- a CDS encoding cation-translocating P-type ATPase produces MIEEILKQYSTQKEGLSSAEAYSRLEKYGLNKLKEQNKDGPLKLFLSQFLDVLIFMLIIAAIASYIIGNQLDAFVIVVVVIINSIIGFFQEYRAENAMAKLKSLVSTVAHVKRDGNISRIPGEKLTIGDIVILEEGDKVPADLILIESYDLYVDESSLTGESNLVKKDTDYSNIEDFLNKIKNITKYSKEENLQSKILSMNSNIILGKGIGVVIATGMNTTIGKIAKMIQEDEEKTPLTIKVERLGKTIGILSIIICIFVFFIDLFQNVDILESFMTAVSLAVAAIPEGLPAVLTLTLALGMQKMVKSNAIVKRLSSVETLGSCTYICTDKTGTLTENKMTVREDHLTNKEKSLLISGLCNAVRYEDDELIGNPTDLALYNFACENDFEELSKNRNLLKEYEIPLDSNRKRMTMVYSENAENNTDESTSNDKNYYVLTKGAPELILDLSKQIDIDGNIKIIDDETKDSIISKIGEMTNSSLRVIGLAYRKIDSQKFEKILDNDEKRKTDTQKFEKTLDHDEKLFENKQAYEKHEPHSEKKDHGESFESDLIFTGLIGIMDPPREEAIKAVADCQKAGIHVVMITGDHKDTATAIAREIGLVHESHKSKNSKSYDDSNEKQVLTGEELENLSDEEYDKIAKDIKVYARVYPEQKRRIIEVLQKQDEIVSMTGDGVNDAPALKKASIGVAMGSGTDVTKESADMIIQDDNFATIVSSIKEGRTIFDNIKRFLKFQLSTNIGAILTITIGSLLAIPTPFTPIQLLWINIIMDGPPAQSLGLEGPEEDIMKRPPERGELIDKKTMLKIAISGIVMTIGTLGLFYYELMNGGANVKTKAVTIAFTVFVLYQLFNALNYKSSSKVRNTMLGLSLIGSFILQVLVIYVPFLQIIFKTCSIGLIDWILIILVSGVILVTDRIANKVLDKN; encoded by the coding sequence TTGATAGAAGAAATATTAAAACAGTACTCCACTCAAAAAGAAGGGCTAAGTAGTGCTGAAGCATATAGTCGGTTAGAAAAGTATGGTCTTAACAAACTTAAAGAACAGAATAAAGATGGTCCTTTAAAATTATTTTTATCTCAATTTTTAGATGTTTTAATATTTATGCTTATAATTGCAGCTATAGCAAGTTACATTATTGGAAATCAGCTTGATGCATTCGTTATTGTTGTAGTTGTTATAATTAACTCAATAATCGGATTTTTCCAGGAATACCGTGCTGAAAATGCTATGGCTAAACTTAAAAGTTTGGTAAGTACAGTTGCCCATGTAAAAAGAGATGGAAACATCAGCCGAATTCCTGGAGAAAAACTTACAATTGGAGATATTGTAATCCTTGAAGAAGGGGATAAAGTCCCTGCTGATTTAATTTTAATCGAGTCCTACGATTTATATGTAGATGAATCCTCCCTAACAGGAGAATCAAACTTAGTTAAAAAAGATACCGATTATAGTAATATTGAAGACTTTTTAAATAAAATCAAAAATATTACTAAATATTCTAAAGAGGAAAATCTTCAAAGTAAAATCCTTTCTATGAATTCAAATATCATATTAGGAAAGGGAATAGGTGTAGTAATAGCTACTGGCATGAATACAACCATAGGTAAAATCGCTAAAATGATTCAGGAAGATGAAGAAAAAACACCATTAACAATTAAGGTAGAAAGGCTTGGTAAAACAATTGGAATCCTTTCAATAATCATTTGTATTTTTGTCTTCTTTATTGACCTTTTCCAAAATGTAGATATTCTTGAAAGTTTTATGACTGCAGTTTCCCTTGCCGTTGCAGCAATTCCTGAAGGGCTTCCAGCAGTGCTAACATTAACTTTAGCATTAGGAATGCAAAAAATGGTAAAGTCTAATGCAATTGTTAAAAGATTATCTTCTGTAGAGACATTAGGATCATGTACTTACATTTGTACAGATAAGACAGGTACTTTAACTGAAAATAAAATGACTGTTAGAGAAGACCATCTGACAAATAAGGAAAAATCTCTATTGATCTCTGGACTATGTAATGCTGTAAGGTATGAAGATGATGAATTGATAGGAAACCCTACAGATTTAGCCCTATACAACTTTGCTTGTGAAAATGATTTTGAAGAACTTAGTAAAAATAGAAACCTTCTAAAAGAATATGAAATACCTTTAGATAGCAATAGAAAAAGAATGACTATGGTTTATAGTGAAAATGCTGAAAATAATACTGATGAATCTACATCCAATGATAAAAATTACTATGTATTAACTAAAGGTGCACCTGAATTAATTCTAGACCTATCTAAACAGATAGATATTGATGGAAATATAAAAATTATTGATGATGAAACTAAGGATAGTATTATCTCAAAAATTGGTGAAATGACCAATTCATCTTTAAGAGTAATCGGTCTTGCCTATAGAAAAATAGACTCTCAAAAATTTGAAAAAATATTAGACAACGATGAAAAAAGAAAAACAGACACTCAAAAATTTGAAAAAACATTAGACCATGATGAGAAGCTATTTGAAAATAAGCAGGCTTACGAAAAACATGAGCCTCATAGTGAAAAGAAAGACCATGGAGAATCTTTTGAAAGTGATTTGATTTTCACAGGTCTTATCGGCATAATGGACCCTCCAAGAGAAGAAGCTATAAAGGCAGTAGCAGATTGTCAAAAAGCAGGAATCCATGTAGTGATGATTACTGGAGATCATAAAGACACTGCAACTGCAATAGCAAGAGAAATAGGATTAGTTCATGAAAGCCATAAATCAAAAAATTCAAAAAGCTATGATGATTCTAATGAAAAGCAAGTGTTAACTGGAGAGGAATTAGAGAATTTAAGTGATGAAGAGTATGATAAAATTGCTAAAGACATCAAAGTATATGCAAGGGTTTACCCAGAACAAAAAAGAAGGATCATTGAAGTATTGCAAAAGCAAGACGAAATAGTTTCAATGACTGGTGATGGTGTAAATGATGCACCGGCACTTAAAAAAGCATCTATTGGAGTAGCTATGGGTAGTGGAACTGATGTAACTAAAGAGTCTGCAGATATGATTATTCAAGATGATAACTTTGCTACAATAGTCTCTTCAATAAAGGAAGGTAGAACAATTTTTGACAATATCAAAAGATTCCTTAAGTTTCAATTATCCACAAATATTGGAGCAATACTAACTATCACCATTGGATCTTTATTAGCAATACCAACTCCATTTACACCAATTCAACTTTTATGGATTAATATCATAATGGATGGCCCTCCAGCACAATCATTAGGATTAGAAGGGCCTGAAGAGGATATAATGAAAAGACCTCCTGAAAGAGGAGAGTTAATTGACAAAAAAACTATGCTTAAAATAGCAATCTCAGGAATTGTTATGACTATAGGAACTTTAGGATTGTTCTATTATGAATTGATGAATGGTGGGGCAAATGTAAAAACTAAGGCGGTTACCATTGCATTTACAGTATTTGTATTATATCAGCTATTTAATGCATTGAATTATAAGTCCAGCTCTAAAGTTAGAAATACTATGCTAGGCTTGTCACTTATTGGATCATTTATATTGCAAGTTCTTGTTATATATGTACCATTCTTACAAATAATATTTAAGACCTGTTCAATTGGCCTAATCGATTGGATTTTAATAATTTTAGTATCTGGAGTGATTTTAGTTACTGATAGGATTGCTAATAAAGTTCTAGATAAGAATTAA
- a CDS encoding Ig-like domain repeat protein, with protein sequence MIKKVFISSLIILILSMGVVSAEDLNLNDDSDNSLSEDLNANMVSLDYEDTSLDTNLATIESCNEDSNDKASYTDNLNNDSGSDSLENDNLQSSESPILREENDEIIVNDWEELQHYCSLEDKNYTLKLKENTNFYPMDPANSSYQILIKNNVTIIGSEGSYIGDTSPDPRYINYAPMLTEDDSKIGVHLENITFKWIGTTQGNQGVFLTMAGDTYNSIKNCHFHNITTTTGHSAIVYIKRGDAALDNCTFINCSNSFGCVSIYDPLDDPYGVCDSARMTMDNCYFEGNYASTEPGCINNCGVLVVRNTTFYNNSAYWWAGAIHTHGGANTTIYNSNFTDNLAGWNGGALYTYSWLQIYNSTFKSNKCITNNGGGAIGACWYLHAPFIHIEDTVFEDNENTCWEIGGESTTGTGRGGAISIMDQGLLEVFNSTFIKNSASIGTAICVIEYDYSGEHLPLEVRIVGNKFINHTRVGDVLDIRTNENTTCIIQDNYYLNNSIEFSKLNLTFSEIGGVYYFNIDVNLTHPKSYDADILDKCLYDIYLNGSYLKTINDRNFTLSDIEKTYVYIHPSIGSMNSNEVYAVIRKNSTVSINVSDIEYGENQTISFIVNPSEASGNLTVLANNKTYKLNLTNPNLNLGILPAGEYNVTVSYSGDLDYFPSTNNASFTVNKKVLEDDVIVNSSNVSIKLPADAKGSLTLMIDGKSITKILVNGSTTIKIAGLNPGTYKGTATYSGDENYAPISKNITISIKDSEYGITVNSSNVSIKLPADAKGSLTLMIDGKSITKILVNGSTTIKIAGLNPGTYKGTATYSGDENYVPISKNITIIIKGPTPVKVATKLSAPKVTATYNVAKNLIITLKTNDGKALANKKVTVKLGSISKTLTTNSKGQVSVNVATLIPNTYTSIIKFDGDNDYASSSLNSRVVLTKAKVKLATKAKTFKVKAKTKKLRATLKDNKGKVMKKTKLSFKVGKKTYIAKTNKKGVATFKVKLTKKGKYTGTVKFAGNKYFKALSKKVKITIK encoded by the coding sequence ATGATAAAAAAAGTATTTATTTCAAGTTTAATAATTTTAATCTTATCAATGGGAGTTGTTTCAGCAGAAGATTTAAATTTAAATGATGATTCTGATAATTCACTATCTGAAGATTTAAATGCTAATATGGTATCTCTTGATTATGAAGATACTTCTTTAGATACTAATTTAGCCACTATTGAAAGCTGTAATGAAGATTCAAATGATAAAGCTTCATATACAGACAATCTTAATAATGATTCAGGTTCTGATAGCTTAGAAAATGATAATTTACAATCTAGCGAATCTCCTATTTTAAGGGAAGAGAATGATGAAATAATTGTAAATGATTGGGAGGAATTGCAGCATTACTGTTCATTGGAAGATAAGAATTACACACTAAAATTAAAGGAAAATACAAATTTTTATCCAATGGATCCGGCAAATTCCTCTTATCAGATTCTAATAAAAAACAATGTAACAATCATTGGAAGTGAAGGATCATACATTGGAGATACCTCCCCAGATCCAAGATATATCAATTATGCTCCAATGCTAACTGAAGATGATTCAAAGATAGGGGTTCATTTGGAAAACATTACATTTAAATGGATAGGCACTACCCAAGGAAACCAAGGTGTCTTCTTAACAATGGCTGGAGACACATATAATTCAATTAAAAATTGCCATTTCCATAATATAACCACAACTACAGGGCATTCTGCAATCGTTTATATTAAAAGAGGAGATGCCGCATTAGATAATTGTACATTCATTAACTGTTCTAATTCATTTGGATGTGTAAGCATTTATGACCCTTTAGACGATCCTTATGGTGTTTGTGATAGTGCTCGAATGACCATGGACAATTGTTATTTTGAAGGAAATTATGCCTCTACAGAACCAGGTTGTATAAATAACTGTGGAGTATTAGTTGTGAGAAACACTACATTTTATAATAACTCTGCCTATTGGTGGGCTGGAGCAATTCACACTCACGGTGGTGCAAATACAACCATTTACAATTCAAATTTCACTGATAATCTAGCAGGATGGAATGGTGGAGCATTGTACACATATAGTTGGCTGCAAATCTATAATTCCACTTTCAAAAGCAATAAATGTATAACAAACAATGGTGGTGGAGCTATCGGAGCTTGTTGGTATCTTCATGCTCCATTCATTCATATTGAAGATACAGTTTTTGAAGATAATGAAAATACCTGTTGGGAGATAGGTGGTGAGTCTACCACCGGCACAGGTCGTGGAGGAGCAATATCCATTATGGATCAAGGATTGCTTGAAGTTTTCAATTCAACATTTATAAAAAACAGTGCTTCAATTGGAACTGCAATCTGTGTTATTGAATACGATTATAGTGGTGAACACTTGCCTCTTGAGGTTAGGATTGTTGGAAATAAGTTTATTAACCATACTCGTGTTGGAGATGTATTGGATATTAGAACAAATGAAAACACCACATGCATTATTCAAGATAACTATTACCTAAACAATTCCATTGAATTTTCTAAACTTAATCTGACTTTCTCAGAAATTGGTGGAGTGTATTATTTCAATATAGATGTGAATTTAACCCATCCAAAATCATATGATGCTGATATTTTAGATAAATGCTTATATGACATTTACTTGAATGGAAGCTATTTAAAAACAATAAACGATAGAAACTTTACATTAAGCGACATTGAAAAAACATATGTTTATATTCATCCATCAATAGGAAGCATGAACTCTAATGAAGTATATGCAGTTATTAGAAAGAATTCAACTGTTTCAATCAATGTTTCAGATATTGAATATGGTGAAAATCAAACAATTAGCTTTATTGTTAATCCTAGTGAAGCAAGTGGTAATCTAACAGTTTTAGCTAATAATAAAACTTATAAACTTAATCTCACAAATCCAAATCTGAATTTAGGTATTTTGCCTGCTGGCGAATATAACGTAACTGTTAGTTATAGTGGAGATTTAGATTATTTTCCTTCTACAAATAATGCTTCATTTACAGTTAATAAGAAAGTTTTAGAAGATGATGTAATTGTTAATAGTTCAAATGTCTCTATAAAATTACCTGCTGATGCCAAAGGAAGTTTAACATTGATGATTGATGGTAAATCCATTACAAAAATCTTAGTAAATGGCAGCACCACTATTAAGATAGCTGGCTTAAACCCTGGAACTTATAAGGGAACTGCAACCTACTCAGGTGATGAAAACTATGCTCCAATCAGTAAAAATATCACAATAAGCATAAAAGATTCAGAATATGGTATAACTGTTAATAGTTCAAATGTCTCTATAAAATTACCTGCTGATGCCAAAGGAAGTTTAACATTGATGATTGATGGTAAATCCATTACAAAAATCTTAGTAAATGGCAGCACCACTATTAAGATAGCTGGCTTAAACCCTGGAACTTATAAGGGAACTGCAACCTACTCAGGTGATGAAAACTATGTTCCAATCAGTAAAAATATCACAATAATCATAAAAGGACCTACTCCAGTTAAAGTCGCTACCAAACTAAGTGCTCCTAAAGTAACTGCCACTTACAATGTTGCTAAAAACCTTATTATTACTCTTAAAACTAATGATGGCAAAGCTTTAGCAAACAAGAAGGTAACAGTTAAGCTTGGATCCATTAGCAAAACATTAACAACCAACAGCAAAGGCCAAGTAAGTGTAAATGTTGCTACATTGATTCCTAATACTTATACCAGCATTATTAAATTTGATGGTGATAATGATTATGCCTCTTCTAGTTTAAACTCTAGAGTTGTTTTAACTAAAGCTAAAGTTAAGCTTGCAACTAAAGCTAAAACCTTTAAAGTTAAAGCAAAAACTAAAAAACTAAGAGCAACCTTGAAGGACAATAAAGGTAAAGTGATGAAAAAAACCAAGCTTAGTTTTAAGGTTGGCAAGAAGACTTACATCGCAAAAACCAATAAAAAAGGTGTAGCTACCTTTAAAGTTAAATTAACTAAAAAAGGCAAATACACTGGAACTGTCAAATTTGCAGGAAACAAATACTTCAAAGCATTAAGCAAAAAAGTAAAAATAACCATTAAATAA
- the rpsJ gene encoding 30S ribosomal protein S10 yields MNQARIKLTGTDPEKINYVCDQLKKISERTGVDISGPIPLPTKKLVVPTRKSPDGEGKASWEKWELRIHKRLIGIGADERAMRQIMKVSVPDNVSIEIELK; encoded by the coding sequence ATGAATCAAGCTAGAATTAAACTTACAGGTACTGATCCTGAAAAAATTAACTATGTCTGTGACCAGTTAAAGAAAATTTCTGAAAGAACTGGTGTAGATATTTCTGGACCTATTCCATTACCTACAAAGAAATTAGTTGTACCAACTAGAAAATCTCCAGATGGAGAAGGAAAAGCTTCTTGGGAAAAATGGGAACTTCGTATTCACAAACGCTTAATTGGAATTGGTGCTGATGAGCGAGCTATGAGACAAATTATGAAAGTAAGTGTTCCAGATAATGTAAGTATTGAAATTGAACTTAAATAA
- the tuf gene encoding translation elongation factor EF-1 subunit alpha, with amino-acid sequence MAKAKEHLNLAFIGHVDHGKSTLVGHLLLKAGAIAEQQLDEGEDKFRFVMDKLGEERERGVTIDLAHQKFSTNKYDYTVVDCPGHRDFVKNMITGASQADAAVLVVAANDGVMPQTKEHMFLSMTLGIKQLIIAINKMDMVNYSEEKFNEVKDQVSELLKSIGKDPATTTFIPISAFEGDNIKEVSGNMSWYKGDALMTALDKLVPPEKPVDLPLRVPIQDVYSITGVGTVPVGRVETGVMKQGDNVIFEPAGASGEVKSIEMHHEIFPEAEPGDNIGFNVRGVGKNDIRRGDVAGHTSDAPTVAKEFTAQVVVLQHPGVITVGYTPVFHCHTSQTACTFLDLTSKLDPATGQPEPNKPDFIKTGDAAIVQVKPTKPMVMEEAANIPPMGRFAIRDMGQTVAAGLCLKVTDKK; translated from the coding sequence ATGGCAAAAGCAAAAGAACATTTAAATTTAGCATTTATTGGACACGTAGATCATGGTAAATCTACCCTTGTAGGACACTTGTTGTTAAAAGCAGGTGCTATTGCTGAACAACAATTAGATGAAGGTGAAGACAAATTTAGATTTGTTATGGATAAATTAGGAGAAGAAAGAGAAAGAGGAGTAACTATTGACTTAGCTCACCAAAAATTCTCCACTAATAAATACGACTACACCGTAGTAGACTGTCCTGGTCACAGAGACTTTGTTAAAAATATGATTACTGGTGCATCCCAAGCTGATGCAGCTGTATTAGTAGTAGCTGCTAACGATGGTGTAATGCCACAAACCAAAGAACACATGTTCTTATCCATGACTTTAGGTATTAAACAATTAATCATTGCAATCAACAAAATGGATATGGTAAATTACAGTGAAGAAAAATTCAACGAAGTAAAAGACCAAGTATCTGAATTACTCAAATCTATTGGTAAAGACCCTGCAACTACTACTTTCATCCCTATATCTGCATTTGAAGGGGACAACATTAAAGAAGTCAGTGGTAACATGTCCTGGTACAAAGGAGATGCACTTATGACTGCATTAGACAAATTAGTACCTCCTGAAAAACCTGTAGACTTACCATTAAGAGTTCCTATTCAAGATGTATACTCCATTACTGGTGTAGGTACTGTACCTGTAGGAAGAGTAGAAACTGGTGTAATGAAACAAGGAGACAATGTTATCTTTGAACCTGCTGGAGCATCCGGTGAAGTAAAATCTATCGAAATGCACCACGAAATTTTCCCTGAAGCTGAACCTGGTGATAATATCGGATTCAATGTAAGAGGTGTAGGTAAAAACGATATCAGAAGAGGAGATGTAGCTGGACACACTTCAGATGCTCCTACTGTAGCTAAAGAATTTACTGCACAAGTTGTTGTATTACAACACCCTGGTGTAATCACTGTTGGATACACCCCTGTATTCCACTGTCACACCTCACAAACTGCATGTACTTTCTTAGACTTAACTTCCAAACTTGACCCTGCTACTGGTCAACCTGAACCAAACAAACCAGACTTCATTAAAACTGGTGATGCAGCTATTGTACAAGTTAAACCAACCAAACCTATGGTTATGGAAGAAGCTGCAAACATTCCTCCAATGGGAAGATTCGCTATCAGAGATATGGGTCAAACTGTAGCAGCTGGTTTATGTCTTAAAGTAACTGATAAAAAATAA